In Dendropsophus ebraccatus isolate aDenEbr1 chromosome 13, aDenEbr1.pat, whole genome shotgun sequence, the sequence TAGGGCATAACTTTttaagataggaataccccttaaaaaacaaacatgaaGAACAACAAGAAGCCTGGTACATTTTAGGGGTTACACCCTTCCCCTTACTCAAGAATAGGTGGTACTGGTAACCCCTCAAACACGTGTCAGCATCTACTTTGTTTTTAACATATTATTTGCATTTGAAATAAAGAAGATCCCTGGTTTTACTTAACATCTTGGTGCTGGACTTTCCTCAAATCATATTTAATAAGTCTCCAAGGAAATATTAAATTATGATAATCCCCATCACTAACCCCCATGAGATACCAGATGACAAACAGTGTAATGGCCTCCTAGCTTAGAGACATGttttacctccactactacagtaTATAAGTGGTAAGAGGGCTCCCCTGCCTAGTTTTACTACAACATCTGAACATAAGGTGGGTACAATTATTCTGTGTGCTTTTCTGCACTTTATTGATCACTTATAGGTagcttcaggtttagtgcttttATGAGTATTGttcttttttaaaagaaaattagcaaaaaaaaaataggtgagAATTGAAAAAGAGAATAtgctaaaaataaatacatttgcaaaaCTAAACACCAATATATTTAGAATTAAATTCATCATTCATTTTTAAATGATAATAGTGATTAATAGAAAGGAAAAAATGTGTTGGCTATTGGAACCAtaggtaaagcccctattacacaggccgattcaaaggagcaagcaagcgccgatctgtcaggttttctcctcgttccccgcttactGCCGGCACTTGTACACGCACCAACATCGAGCTGTTAATTGCGGGGGAATGGTGCGGGATGGCGGCCCGGGTAATCAtcagatcacctgggcagcccataggtgaTAGCTGCCATATGCTGCTGCCCCTCCTATTAAAcaaagcaatggcagcagatcattgctaggcTGATCGcttgtgtttcagcctgttgaaagacaactatcagctgacatcgtgcatgtcggctaatcgttgtcttctattacacaaaatgattattggacCGCAAaggacgatatcggccgaatacgaatcCTGGATTCCTGGATCCCTGCTGTCTTGCTCTACCCATGTTGCTGCATTTGTCTTATCTTCTCCCGTCTGTCCTGACTGCAATCTCTGTAGACTGTATCCAGCTACAACAGAAAAAAGCAGCTTCCATTGCGATAGGATGTAAAGGCAAGTGAAGGAAGGTGGAAGGGTCCTGTATGGGTTCCGAAACTAAGGGAAATTAAGGAGGGAGCACAATAAGACCAATCAGGCAAAAGCAGCCAACCCTATAGTGGGGGGACTCTGGACCTCCCTGATTTATGGTCCCGGCCACAACTGCATACCTTGTGACTGCTTTATCTATGTCTATAGCTATACCACTGCTTCCAATGACAATACCATTTAATAGTTTACTTCCTTTGTATCTCTTTGTACTAGTGTTTTTTGGCAACAAAACATGTCATCTGAATAAACCATCACCCAATAACATTATGGAAAATCTAAACCAGACACACATCGTAGACTTTGTACTGCTGGGGTTTGCTGTTTTTGAGAATTACAGTCCAGTTCTCTTTACAGTCTTTTTTAATATCTATGTTTTCACCCTTATTGGAAACACGTTGATCGTTTTGGTGGTCTATAATGACATTCATCTTCACAAGCCCATGTACTTCTTCATCACCAACCTGGCCTGCCTTGAGATTTGGTATGTATCTCTCACCACTCCCAAACTTTTGACTATGTTGGTAACTAATAATAAGAAGATCTCATTCTACTGGTGTTTTGTTCAGCTCTACATGTTTCACAGTTTGGGTATTACAGAGTGTAATCTGTTGGCTGTTATGTCCGTTGACCGATTTGTGGCCATTTGTAGACCTCTCAGATACAACACCATCATGAGTACCAGACTCTGTAAAGACTTAAGCTTGATGTGCTGGAGCCTTGGGTTTCTTATGGCGCTTATTCCTGTGATTCTGACTTCTCAGGTTCCATTTTGTGGACGATATTACGTGAACCATTACTTCTGTGATTTAGCGCCATTACTTAGCCTGGTATGTAGTGATATCACGGTCACTGTCACCATAAATAGACTGGTTGCTGGTATTGCCTCAATGTTTAACCTTGCCATTGTCGTTTTTATGTACATTAACATTATATATTCTATTATGAAGATAAAGACCAGTACAGGACGgaagaaagccttctccacctgctccTCACACTTGATGGTGGTGACCCTATTCTATGGTGCTGCTTGTATAGTGTATGCTACCCCTAAAACATCTCATTCATTGGAGAATGACAAATTATTTGCCCTTGTATATGCCATGTTCACTCCATTCCTCAATCCCATCATTTATAGTCTGAGGAACAAGGAGGTCATTTCTGGGCTGAAAAGAGGTCTACAGAGCATGCAGAGGCATATCCATGACAGGTAATGGGGGTGATGCCAAAGTATATCCCAAGTCTTCCTTGTCTTCATTAACTTCTGTGTTAAATACTAGATGTTTGGGTCTGAATTTACAAAGTTAGACGAGTTTTAGAACTGCTTATATGATGTTTTGCCTATGTAAATGTATATGAAAAGTGTaatttaataaatgtaaaaagtATAAATTTGGTAATAATGCTTCTATGTGTCTTAGGCCTATGACTATGATGTGAGTGATGTGGCGCTCTTGAGCCACATATGGAATATTTCTAAACCTGCAGAATCAGGGCAATTAATATTGAGGTGCACCTTAAAACTGGATCAAAATAGAAAATGAGGGGGTTTACATTTTTAAACTCTGCCTCCATTTTGTATTTAATTAATGTGAAacatctaaagggttaaaaaaaaaaaaactttgaacgCTTTGAGGCGTACAGGTGTTACTAACATCCAGACCCTTCAGGTCCCCTTCAGAGCTAATgtattcataaaaataaaaaagattttgtGATTTTCTAGAAAacttggaaaattgctgctaaattTATAAGCTCgctaacttaaaaaataaaacaataaaagaaacaCTTAGATTGTTGTCTCCATTGTCTTTTAATAACAGGAAGCCTAGCCACCAGTGATATAAAGCTCTTGTAGCTGCAACATCTCGTATCCAGCTGAGtgacaccaccccagtcactgactgactgagcagccAATCGCTCAGCCGGGCCATGATGTTGCAGGTAGCAGAGCCGAGTACATATCGTAACCTCCACATGAAGCCACATGGACCACATAGCAAGTGTTACAACTGATGACGTCTTATTAGGGAACACTTTATTAGTTGAACGAGGTAGAAGATTTAGTGACTGGAAGATTTATGGTCTGGAAGAAATCATACTGGGAGATGGACTGCCATGGACTGCACTAAATGTCTTGTCTAGACAAAACACGGGTATTTCCTTACAATATGTTCTACATATGTATAATCTCTCATTAAGCCCGGTGATAAAGATCTCTAATTCCTGCATAATAACACTGTCTTCAGGGCAAGGTCCAATGTACTGTAATTCTACTGATAAATGCATCAAATTCACAAAACTAGTCTTCCCAACTCTGGTTATCAGAACTGATAAAATAATGTTCTTCCAAATATATTCTTACAATATAAAGGAAGGGGAGACTTTAATTTCTATGCATGATACAGATCACCATGTGCAGGGTAACGTAGTAGAGTGAATGGTTTCCCAATGTAGGACTGGAGCACGTGTAGAGGGCTGGGCTACACCACCAGCTGGGTAATCAGGGCAAGAGGAAGTTCACAGCTCCAAATAAAGTCCAAAAGTTTATTGGGTGtccataaaatacatacaaaagttttaaaatacacgccgacgcgtttcgggatggtctcccttaatcatggcaagatAACATGTGTAACAgtactacatatatataggacACATAATTACATGTTGTTGCTAAAGTCCCACCCCCCTAGCAGGTGAACATGATCCCATGTAAATTTCACCCTTCAGGGGTAGCAATCACTTAAAGGTACATAACATATATAACAGAATCGAAGCaaaattcaaaaaatataaatatcacaactttaataaataaacaataaatcgCTTCTGTAATTCAATCCTTTTGGAAAACGTGTACCTAAACGCAAAATCCAGAGGGCTTCTCTCTGTCTCAAAAGATGGACATGATCGCCCCCTCTCCATGGACAGGTAACCTTCTCTATGGCATAGACATTTCCTCTCCTCTAACCTTTTCCACTCCACACAGCTCTCAGTTTCATTTCATACAGAacattattaaaaaatacatcCCTATCTTATACCAGGATGAGACCTGTGAAAAAATACTTGCTAATGGAGTCAGATGTGTTGCCAGGAGGGGAGTTACCATTGGCAACATTCTCTCTCCGAGTGCACTTAGAGATACCAAACCAATCAGTCTAACACCTGGCTTCAAGTCCAAGGTTTCCACAAGTGTGCACAATCACGCTGTCCTATAGTGCTTTTAGAAAATCCACATTTGGGTCTAATATTGGAACCAACTATCAGATAAAATCTTTTCTTAATTGAAATGCGACCTATGTGATTTATGTAGCCGAATGTCAGTCATGTTCTTTGCAATATGTAGGTTCTACGAAACGTAAATTAAAAATTAGGATCTCTGAACATCTTGCTGACATCCGTCTGTTAGGCACACGTTCACACAAGAAAGCAATGTCTGGCTTTTCTCGCCACTTCATTGAAGCACACCAAGGCAATATGTCCAGTTTAAATGTCTATGCCATAGAGAAGGTTACCTGTCCATGGAGAGGGGGCGATCATGTCCATCTTTTGAGACAGAGAGAAGCCCTCTGGATTTTGCGTTTAGGTACACGTTTTCCAAAAGGATTGAATTACAGAAGcgatttattgtttatttattaaagttgtgatatttatattttttgaattttGCATCTATTCTGTTATATATGTTATGTACCTTTAAGTGATTGCTACCCCTGAAGGGTGAAATTTACATGGGATCATGTTCACCTGCTAGGGGGGTGGGACTTTAGCAACAACATGTAATTATGTgtcctatatatatgtagtacTGTTACACATGTTatcttgccatgattaagggagaccatcctgaaacgcgtcggcgtgtattttaaaacttttgtatgtattttatggaCACCCAATAAACTTTTGGACTTTATTTGGAGCTGTGAACTTCCTCTTGCCATGATAAAAAACAGCACTCTGACAGAATCTAGTAAGTATATGTAATAGGTATGTATATCTGTATTGAGCCATTGATGAACATTTCAGTAACGACCCTTTTCAGTGGCATTTAAAAACGATAGGCTTCATCTTAAAAGGGCTTTGAGAAAAGGCACAATCTTCATGTGTGGACGAAAAAATGCAATACTGGAGACACTGtgcagaactattaaattatcatattcctgatcttgtacggtaaacggcataagtgcaaaattgcacattgtttgttgcatcaaatccagaaaaaatatgataaaaagcgatcaaaaactcgcatatacgcaaacaaggtaccgatagaaagtacacatcatggcgcaaaaaatttacacctcacacagcctcatagtctaaaggataaaagtgctataagcatgggaacagagcgattttaaggaacatattttttttaaaaaaagtttaatttttttttaaaagccatcaaataaaataaaagttatgcaagttacatatcgttgtaatcatactgacttgaggaacatataacatAAAATGTTATATTTTGTTTCAAATTCACCACACATATGGTTTcatggcacattttaggcaaaaattacgtctGCCATTGCAGAGTACAAAtagtggagcaaaaaataagggctcatctgggtctttaggtgaaaaaatgcatgcgctatggccttatatacacaaggaggaaaaaatgaaagcgcaaaaatagGTCTTCCAAGGGTTAAATGAAATAAAattcacaatttaaaaaattgcAATCAACTCCTAGCTATGCAAAAATATTACCAGGAAAAACTGCAGATTATTATACTGCAGGAATCTATCCAAATTATCCAAagtattgttgtaatcgtaccaacttgaccTGATGCACGTCAATTGTACTGCGTGCGAATGGCATAAAAAGGCGCTCTccattttttaaattgtaatttttaacattttttttattacacctcattggctattttttttcttaccatacactttatggtaaaataaaagatggTATTACAAAGTAAATTTGCACGACAAAAAACAAGCTCTTACATTGGTATGTAGATAGAAAATAAAACCACTAAGGCTATTGGAGGGGGAAGAGATAGAAATAAAAATTTCCAGGGTGACTAAAATAAAAATCACGAACAGATGAACCTGCTGGGCTGATGTTAATTTTATTCTTACCCCTATTTTTGTTAGCAGAAGCATACATCCACAGGATTATCTACCatatatacccacacatacacagctctatgcagtgtcggactggggtacctggggcccaccagaggaaatgatcctggattCATCAGcgtctgtgacaaatcccttgtgaataacatttTCTGTTGATCTAAAACTCTCAGAAACCCCTACATCTATAAAGCTCtcaaggtattctgggagttgtattactgccacaccacaaccactaccatcaccaccatattgttactgaccaaatccagtatactaaatccaataaaacacagtactggataacaagtaaaaaataatagCGCCACAAACTAACACCCCCCGACactaaataacaccaccatatactaacaccaccactgctacccactgtacaaagatcactatcacctcatacagtcatatagaggtagccccagtgCTACAAAggctctgtactccatataaattacagtgcagttatattaagtgactcacaggggacgtcttctctaatcagagttgtttccttttcattttcttctccatctgccctgggaactgagaacttctcagagccacgaatccacagaatctgccagacagacatattaggctcctcactctggcaccatcctcacctctctacaaactgcacatctgtattagtCCCTTTATGCCCTGATTTAGTAggtagatggcctcctgtgttgtcccccatatagatggccccctgtgttatcccccttatagatgcccccccgcatatttccccttatagatggcccaccctGCATattccctattatagatggccccctgcatATTCTCCCTTATACTTGCCCCCCTGCATAGTCCCCCATACAGATGCCCCCCCGCATATTCCTTCTTATGTTGCCCTCCtgcatattcccccttatagatgccccccctgcatattcccccttatagatgctcccccagCATattcccccttatgttgcccccctgcatattcccccttatagatggctcccccctcagaacctgccaggcaaacatcttaggctcagcAATTTTCCAGcaactatatattacatatatagtaataatgtccgctatgcttccatatagtaataatgtcgcctgctgtgccatcatatagtaataacgccccctgctgtgccgctccatatagtaataatgccctttgtGCTGTGtccttatagtaataattccccctgtgctgtgccctctTAGTAAAAatgactgctgtgccccccatagtaatactgtaccactgtgctgtgcccccatagtaataatgtcccctgtgctgtgccctctTAGTAAAAATGACTGCtgtgctgtgcctccatagtaataatgtcccactgtgctgtgcccccaaagtaataatgtccccctgcattgtcccaatacaaaaaaaatcaatatactCATCTAATCCTGGAATGGAGCCGATCTTCCTCTCCTCTGGCTCTCTGCTCTTCTCTCCAGCCTGTCAGCTTCTGGTCGGACGCTCCAGTAGGCGTGTTAACATCCTCACTGCGCCTGCTGGACGATCCctctgctggagagatcagagaGGGGGATATGCTAAGATCCGGCGAGAGGGGGCTGGTGTTCAGGTTGGCGCAGGGGAGATTAATGGGGTCTGGAGGGAGGGTTTGTTGGGTGCTGGTTGGTGCCTACATTCAGCTCAGAGCTCAGTGGGATCCCgggggggggagcggagggggctgGGCGATGTAATATTCATACCTTGATCTTCTGGGTCGTTTTTGGGGACTCAAACTCGTAGTTTATTAAACATGTAAATAAGACAGTTTGGTGCTCTGGGGGTTGGGCTacccccctcagtgcaccaatccaccccagcCGACCCACCcatcctaatgaatattcattcgCCGCTCTGCGATGATAAGCTCGGACCACATTGTTCTGGCCCTGAACACCAAAAGGTTGGTATTCATATGTTACAAGGGGTTTTTCTGCCCCACTATATGCCCTAGAACTACCACAGAACTGGGCTGTATTTCCTAAATTTAAATTCTCTACAGTAAGGCCGCAAATGGCGTGTTGGGTCCCAATAGCTCTGTTGATTTGTCTTGTTTTGCCTCTTACATATTGACCCGATTTTCCCCTTTGCCTCTGGATTTGGACCTATACATACTCTCAGGGACTTTAACCCTCAGACCTGTTACTGACCATCCTCCTGCAAGCCGATTCCGTTTTTGATGTGAGATTCTTATAGTGACCATGCTTTGCTCACGTTGAGCCTACTTGCTGTGTTAggcaaattttttttgcagaaatcaatagtacaggcgattttaagaaactttgtttttgggggtttattagccgaaaaatgcttttttcatcATGAAGAGGCAGTTTAAagctttcccccctgtcttcattgttctctacggAGAggtgaggggtggagggagatgaggcaccaaaacaggacaacaaagagttaatttacagctacatcaccaggctatctcctctgaggtcagcactgacctctctgacctctgaataccagctttcacacagttcccactgtgtaatcctttgttctctgctctctgctgccgactaaacaccctccttcctcctcccctctccatagaacagacagggcccaactgatgtaaaagagttgagatttcctgataataagcagtggatgagagagaggagtgagggggggacctggggaaagtatttttgaatgcagacaatggcatatttgcctaataaaccaacgTAGTGCCAAtgtattccacagcactttaccaCTCCGGGGTGTACATACTTTGACAACAtttgacattacagagatacacatgtagCCATCAAGTCCAATAAGAGGAGTGAGgtcaagagctgacaatctataagAAGTCCTGCGATTTCTAAAAGCTGCCAgcctgcaggaggaggggggaaattgattacaagtaacaacttacctgtACCTGCGCCTGCGGTGGCGAGAGCGGCCACGGAGCCCGGGATCTTCGGGGGGGTTTACGTCACAACGAGGCTAATGGATTggcggctcagccagtcagtgaatccagtcattgattggttgagtggtcagtccatcagacaagacaggcattttcccccgagttgtgactttattacaacttGGGGCAAAAttccttctggcgggggtcctgcgGCTGCTCCAGCCGCTCACTGTGGGCATGGGGAAAGGTAAGTtgatacttgtaatcaatttcccccctccccttgaaGGTTGCCGACTTTTATAATCTGACAGAATTCTACTGCTGAGGTGTTTCTGGGTTACACCTTACTTTTACTCGAGTGGgtggtattcccccccccccctgaaaaacGTCGGACATTTTATCCGTGTCCATGTTTGGTATTTGTAATAGTGTAAATAAGATTCCTGGTTTCACTTAACACTTTTCTAATCTTTGCATCTACATAACATATTTAATAAGGCTCCTAGGAAACATTACATTTATTTTCCATAATCATGTTAGTCCCCGTTACTGACCCCCATGAGATCCCAAATGACAAACAATGTAATGGCCTAATAGCTTGTTGACATGatttacctccactactacagtaTATAACTGGCAAGAGGGCTCCCCTGCCATGTTCTGCTACAACGGCTGAACATAAGGTGGGTACAATTATTTATTGGACTTTTCTGTATAGTTTTGCTCATTTATACTCATTTATAGTGCTTTTATGTGTATTGCTCGTTTTTACAGTACAGAAGTAATTGAAAAAAGAAGAATATAGAAGGTAAAAACATAAAGACAAAAATAAACtcaatatattttatattcaAATCTCATTCAATCTTTGTGAAATTATAGAGGTAATACGCAGGAAAATGTGCTATTGTTGGAATCTTAGACGAGACTGTTGAGTCCAAATGTCTGTTTGTACCTACCGCATGAGAAAGATATTTTATCCATGGagacacttttaaa encodes:
- the LOC138770527 gene encoding olfactory receptor 6N2-like; amino-acid sequence: MENLNQTHIVDFVLLGFAVFENYSPVLFTVFFNIYVFTLIGNTLIVLVVYNDIHLHKPMYFFITNLACLEIWYVSLTTPKLLTMLVTNNKKISFYWCFVQLYMFHSLGITECNLLAVMSVDRFVAICRPLRYNTIMSTRLCKDLSLMCWSLGFLMALIPVILTSQVPFCGRYYVNHYFCDLAPLLSLVCSDITVTVTINRLVAGIASMFNLAIVVFMYINIIYSIMKIKTSTGRKKAFSTCSSHLMVVTLFYGAACIVYATPKTSHSLENDKLFALVYAMFTPFLNPIIYSLRNKEVISGLKRGLQSMQRHIHDR